Proteins co-encoded in one Arachis stenosperma cultivar V10309 chromosome 7, arast.V10309.gnm1.PFL2, whole genome shotgun sequence genomic window:
- the LOC130939917 gene encoding uncharacterized protein LOC130939917: protein MITLSDERSVEEANTQTEHFQDNPKEKHEERNQEELKKEETLNPYAPFSQRLKGGVARRVYSRFLDMFASLHVNIPFIKALQQMPSYIKYIMELLTKKSSLKGGQTIVMNKECSALIQTEPPTKKKDPRSFHIPCAIGEAMIDKGLCDLGANFVILEMKENHIHLIILGRPFLATSRALIDMERGELILRIHDEQLTFNVFKPSQEADHDNKESTEEHNKELMEETSTRAQAPHLRIPMVDKQRGQKEQQPSVT from the exons ATGATCACTCTAAGTGATGAGAGGAGTGTGGAAGAAGCAAACACACAAACAGAACACTTCCAAGATAATCCAAAGGAAAAGCATGAAGAGAGAAATCAAGAGGAGCTAAAGAAAGAGGAGACtctgaacccatatgcacctttTTCCCAAAGGCTCAAGGGTGGTGTAGCAAGGAGAGTATATTCAAGGTTCCTCGACATGTTTGCATCTCTTCATGTGAACATACCGTTCATTAAGGCTCTACAGCAGATGCCCTCATACATCAAGTATATAATGGAGCTGCTAACCAAAAAGAGTTCACTGAAGGGTGGGCAAACAATAGTGATGAATAAGGAGtgcagtgctctcattcaaacagagccacctacaaagaagaaggacCCAAGAAGTTTTCACATCCCCTGTGCTATAGGAGAAGCAATGATTGATAAGGGACtctgtgacctgggagcaa ACTTTGTTATCTTGGAGATGAAAGAGAATCACATCCATCTCATCATCCTTGGGAGACCATTCTTAGCCACATCCAGGGCACTTATAGATATGGAGCGAGGAGAACTAATATTGAGGATACATGATGAACAACTCACCTTCAATGTCTTCAAACCCTCACAAGAAGCAGATCATGATAACAAAGAGTCAACAGAAGAGCACAATAAGGAACTGATGGAAGAGACAAGCACAAGAGCACAAGCACCACACCTGAGAATCCCTATGGTTGACAAGCAACGTGGTCAGAAGGAACAACAACCAAGTGTAACCTAA